One region of Gouania willdenowi chromosome 13, fGouWil2.1, whole genome shotgun sequence genomic DNA includes:
- the c1qtnf5 gene encoding complement C1q tumor necrosis factor-related protein 5 isoform X2, with protein MTHLRRSTLWLSLLLHLLFLVHVHTTSQLEDNKIPPSLCTGHPGDTGVRGLTGDRGDPGEKGERGQSGECAVAPKSAFSAKLSQGHTLPLTVGDAIHFDAILINEQGDYNSETGRFTCKVPGVYYFAVHATVYRASLQFDLMKNGHTVASYFQFYGNWPKPASLSGGSLLQLVPGDQVWIQMALSEYNGLYSSTKTDSTFTGFLVYSHWKNSAVFA; from the exons ATGACACACCTCAGACGCTCAACCTTGTGGCTCTCCCTCCTACTCCACCTCCTCTTTCTCGTCCATGTTCACACTACCAGTCAGTTAGAAGACAACAAGATCCCACCCAGCCTGTGCACCGGTCACCCTG GGGATACAGGAGTGCGAGGCCTGACTGGAGACAGAGGTGACCCCGGGGAAAAGGGAGAGCGAGGGCAGTCAGGAGAGTGTGCAGTGGCTCCCAAATCTGCCTTCAGCGCCAAACTGTCCCAAGGCCACACCTTACCCCTCACCGTGGGCGACGCCATCCACTTTGATGCTATCTTGATCAACGAGCAGGGCGACTACAACTCAGAGACTGGACGGTTCACCTGTAAAGTCCCTGGGGTTTACTACTTCGCCGTCCATGCCACAGTCTACCGTGCCAGCCTTCAGTTTGACCTGATGAAGAACGGACACACAGTGGCTTCTTACTTTCAATTCTATGGGAATTGGCCCAAACCTGCATCTCTCTCAGGCGGCTCGCTGCTCCAGCTGGTCCCTGGAGACCAGGTGTGGATTCAGATGGCTTTATCAGAGTACAACGGATTGTACTCCAGCACCAAGACGGACAGCACATTCACCGGCTTCctggtgtactcacactggaaAAACTCTGCAGTGTTTGCATGA
- the c1qtnf5 gene encoding complement C1q tumor necrosis factor-related protein 5 isoform X1, with translation MTHLRRSTLWLSLLLHLLFLVHVHTTSQLEDNKIPPSLCTGHPGIPGSPGVHGSPGQPGRDGRDGRDAVPGEKGEKGDRGDPGDTGVRGLTGDRGDPGEKGERGQSGECAVAPKSAFSAKLSQGHTLPLTVGDAIHFDAILINEQGDYNSETGRFTCKVPGVYYFAVHATVYRASLQFDLMKNGHTVASYFQFYGNWPKPASLSGGSLLQLVPGDQVWIQMALSEYNGLYSSTKTDSTFTGFLVYSHWKNSAVFA, from the exons ATGACACACCTCAGACGCTCAACCTTGTGGCTCTCCCTCCTACTCCACCTCCTCTTTCTCGTCCATGTTCACACTACCAGTCAGTTAGAAGACAACAAGATCCCACCCAGCCTGTGCACCGGTCACCCTGGTATCCCTGGTTCTCCTGGAGTTCACGGCAGTCCTGGGCAGCCGGGGAGGGATGGCAGGGATGGGAGGGATGCGGTTCCAGGAGAGAAAGGGGAAAAAGGAGACAGAGGAGACCCAG GGGATACAGGAGTGCGAGGCCTGACTGGAGACAGAGGTGACCCCGGGGAAAAGGGAGAGCGAGGGCAGTCAGGAGAGTGTGCAGTGGCTCCCAAATCTGCCTTCAGCGCCAAACTGTCCCAAGGCCACACCTTACCCCTCACCGTGGGCGACGCCATCCACTTTGATGCTATCTTGATCAACGAGCAGGGCGACTACAACTCAGAGACTGGACGGTTCACCTGTAAAGTCCCTGGGGTTTACTACTTCGCCGTCCATGCCACAGTCTACCGTGCCAGCCTTCAGTTTGACCTGATGAAGAACGGACACACAGTGGCTTCTTACTTTCAATTCTATGGGAATTGGCCCAAACCTGCATCTCTCTCAGGCGGCTCGCTGCTCCAGCTGGTCCCTGGAGACCAGGTGTGGATTCAGATGGCTTTATCAGAGTACAACGGATTGTACTCCAGCACCAAGACGGACAGCACATTCACCGGCTTCctggtgtactcacactggaaAAACTCTGCAGTGTTTGCATGA